One segment of Scomber scombrus chromosome 3, fScoSco1.1, whole genome shotgun sequence DNA contains the following:
- the bin2b gene encoding bridging integrator 2b isoform X2: MAENNKMGPNIQAGAGFFAKRVQKSLNRAQEKVLQKLGKTMETRDEQFEQCSQSLNKQQMDGNRLFKDVRAHYAAVKAVHDTSKRLSQTLREIYEPEWNGAEELPVITESEDLLWNDYEEKLNDQIVRTMENYTSQFPEVKERVAKRGRKLVDYDSARHHLEALQSAKKKDEAKITKAEEEFNKAQNVFEEINNELREEMPVLYQSRIGCYVTVFQNISNLRDVFYKEMSVLNHELYNVMKKVETQHSGKAFIIKGLNSTTSKSKKRKSLVISNPIPCNTAFPTDHVSIHATTQNGKDNEPSSPGQRTESISEETSSREESGVSSKDVNSSDSDLSSAGTNTPKRQSVCDNENSDSVASESQEDVAATAAAEPELATNQSDDSGVGVPKAEAASQEVSSPSDSTESDVPQSSEQEDASDPLSGEAETQPGPVPIPRHRSTDKGIPAEEQETEAASDNQETAEPGEESDSLNPPGFLYKGVALESHAASEEGLLQFEQGDIILVLSDTHEEGMVKGIREESWNQHGDLDNHSGIFSEKLIQPAQAEK; the protein is encoded by the exons ATGGCTGAGAATAATAAGATGGGCCCGAACATCCAGGCAGGAGCCGGATTCTTTGCCAAACGGGTCCAAAAGTCCTTGAATCGAGCTCAGGAGAAG GTCCTTCAGAAACTGGGCAAAACTATGGAGACCAGGGACGAACAGTTTGAGCAATGTTCCCAGAGCCTCAACAAACAACAG ATGGATGGAAATAGGTTGTTTAAAGATGTCAGAGCCCACTACGCAGCAGTTAAAG CTGTGCACGACACGTCCAAGCGCCTGTCCCAGACGCTGCGAGAAATCTACGAACCAGAATGGAACGGAGCAGAAGAACTTCCTGTCATTACAGAA AGTGAGGACTTACTGTGGAACGACTATGAGGAGAAACTGAATGACCAGATTGTTCGCACCATGGAAAATTACACAAGCCAGTTCCCCGAGGTCAAG GAACGAGTAGCGAAACGCGGTCGTAAGCTGGTGGACTACGATTCAGCACGTCACCACCTGGAGGCCCTGCAGAGTGCTAAGAAAAAGGATGAAGCCAAAATAACCAAG GCGGAGGAGGAATTCAACAAAGCCCAGAATGTCTTCGAAGAAATAAATAACGAGCTGAGAGAAGAGATGCCTGTTCTTTATCAAAG CCGGATAGGTTGCTATGTGACAGTGTTCCAAAACATATCAAACCTGAGAGATGTCTTCTATAAGGAAATGAGCGTG CTGAACCATGAGCTGTACAATGTGATGAAGAAAGTGGAGACTCAACACTCGGGGAAAGCTTTCATCATCAAGGGTCTGAATAG CACAACGAGCAAGTCGAAGAAGAGAAAGTCCCTGGTCATCTCCAATCCCATCCCCTGTAATACAGCTTTCCCAACCGACCACGTCTCCATCCACGCAACCACCCAAAATGGAAAAGACAATGAACCCTCTTCTCCTGGTCAAAGAACTGAAAGCATCTCTGAAGAAACCAGTTCACGGGAAGAAAGTGGCGTCTCATCCAAAGATGTGAACTCCTCAGACTCGGATCTCAGCTCCGCCGGTACCAACACACCCAAGAGGCAGTCGGTGTGTGACAATGAGAACAGTGACAGTGTGGCAAGTGAAAGTCAAGAAGATGTGGCAGCTACGGCGGCGGCAGAACCAGAGCTCGCTACAAACCAGTCAGATGACTCTGGTGTGGGCGTCCCAAAGGCGGAGGCTGCAAGTCAGGAAGTGTCCAGTCCCTCTGATTCTACAGAAAGCGATGTACCACAAAGTTCTGAGCAGGAGGATGCGAGTGATCCTCTATCAGGGGAGGCAGAAACCCAACCTGGACCAGTTCCCATCCCTCGCCATCGCTCCACAGATAAAGGCATCCCGGCTGAGGAACAGGAGACAGAAGCAGCATCAGACAACCAGGAGACAGCAGAGCCAGGAGAGGAGTCTGATTCCCTTAATCCACCTGGCTTCCTATACAAG GGGGTGGCACTAGAGAGCCATGCAGCATCTGAAGAAGGCCTGCTCCAGTTCGAACAGGGAGACATCATCCTGGTGCTTTCTGACACTCatgag GAAGGCATGGTGAAGGGGATCAGGGAGGAGAGCTGGAACCAGCACGGGGATCTAGACAATCACTCTGGGATCTTCTCGGAAAAACTCATCCAGCCCGCTCAGGCCGAAAAATGA
- the bin2b gene encoding bridging integrator 2b isoform X1: MAENNKMGPNIQAGAGFFAKRVQKSLNRAQEKVLQKLGKTMETRDEQFEQCSQSLNKQQMDGNRLFKDVRAHYAAVKAVHDTSKRLSQTLREIYEPEWNGAEELPVITESEDLLWNDYEEKLNDQIVRTMENYTSQFPEVKERVAKRGRKLVDYDSARHHLEALQSAKKKDEAKITKAEEEFNKAQNVFEEINNELREEMPVLYQSRIGCYVTVFQNISNLRDVFYKEMSVLNHELYNVMKKVETQHSGKAFIIKGLNSTTSKSKKRKSLVISNPIPCNTAFPTDHVSIHATTQNGKDNEPSSPGQRTESISEETSSREESGVSSKDVNSSDSDLSSAGTNTPKRQSVCDNENSDSVASESQEDVAATAAAEPELATNQSDDSGVGVPKAEAASQEVSSPSDSTESDVPQSSEQEDASDPLSGEAETQPGPVPIPRHRSTDKGIPAEEQETEAASDNQETAEPGEESDSLNPPGFLYKGVALESHAASEEGLLQFEQGDIILVLSDTHEQEGMVKGIREESWNQHGDLDNHSGIFSEKLIQPAQAEK, translated from the exons ATGGCTGAGAATAATAAGATGGGCCCGAACATCCAGGCAGGAGCCGGATTCTTTGCCAAACGGGTCCAAAAGTCCTTGAATCGAGCTCAGGAGAAG GTCCTTCAGAAACTGGGCAAAACTATGGAGACCAGGGACGAACAGTTTGAGCAATGTTCCCAGAGCCTCAACAAACAACAG ATGGATGGAAATAGGTTGTTTAAAGATGTCAGAGCCCACTACGCAGCAGTTAAAG CTGTGCACGACACGTCCAAGCGCCTGTCCCAGACGCTGCGAGAAATCTACGAACCAGAATGGAACGGAGCAGAAGAACTTCCTGTCATTACAGAA AGTGAGGACTTACTGTGGAACGACTATGAGGAGAAACTGAATGACCAGATTGTTCGCACCATGGAAAATTACACAAGCCAGTTCCCCGAGGTCAAG GAACGAGTAGCGAAACGCGGTCGTAAGCTGGTGGACTACGATTCAGCACGTCACCACCTGGAGGCCCTGCAGAGTGCTAAGAAAAAGGATGAAGCCAAAATAACCAAG GCGGAGGAGGAATTCAACAAAGCCCAGAATGTCTTCGAAGAAATAAATAACGAGCTGAGAGAAGAGATGCCTGTTCTTTATCAAAG CCGGATAGGTTGCTATGTGACAGTGTTCCAAAACATATCAAACCTGAGAGATGTCTTCTATAAGGAAATGAGCGTG CTGAACCATGAGCTGTACAATGTGATGAAGAAAGTGGAGACTCAACACTCGGGGAAAGCTTTCATCATCAAGGGTCTGAATAG CACAACGAGCAAGTCGAAGAAGAGAAAGTCCCTGGTCATCTCCAATCCCATCCCCTGTAATACAGCTTTCCCAACCGACCACGTCTCCATCCACGCAACCACCCAAAATGGAAAAGACAATGAACCCTCTTCTCCTGGTCAAAGAACTGAAAGCATCTCTGAAGAAACCAGTTCACGGGAAGAAAGTGGCGTCTCATCCAAAGATGTGAACTCCTCAGACTCGGATCTCAGCTCCGCCGGTACCAACACACCCAAGAGGCAGTCGGTGTGTGACAATGAGAACAGTGACAGTGTGGCAAGTGAAAGTCAAGAAGATGTGGCAGCTACGGCGGCGGCAGAACCAGAGCTCGCTACAAACCAGTCAGATGACTCTGGTGTGGGCGTCCCAAAGGCGGAGGCTGCAAGTCAGGAAGTGTCCAGTCCCTCTGATTCTACAGAAAGCGATGTACCACAAAGTTCTGAGCAGGAGGATGCGAGTGATCCTCTATCAGGGGAGGCAGAAACCCAACCTGGACCAGTTCCCATCCCTCGCCATCGCTCCACAGATAAAGGCATCCCGGCTGAGGAACAGGAGACAGAAGCAGCATCAGACAACCAGGAGACAGCAGAGCCAGGAGAGGAGTCTGATTCCCTTAATCCACCTGGCTTCCTATACAAG GGGGTGGCACTAGAGAGCCATGCAGCATCTGAAGAAGGCCTGCTCCAGTTCGAACAGGGAGACATCATCCTGGTGCTTTCTGACACTCatgag CAGGAAGGCATGGTGAAGGGGATCAGGGAGGAGAGCTGGAACCAGCACGGGGATCTAGACAATCACTCTGGGATCTTCTCGGAAAAACTCATCCAGCCCGCTCAGGCCGAAAAATGA
- the txnrd3 gene encoding thioredoxin reductase 3 isoform X1 produces the protein MPPVENDTGKTELKSRIQQLIDTNQVIVFSKSYCPYCVKVKDLFKELKVDCNVVELDLIEDGTNYQDMLLEMTGQKTVPNVFINKTHLGGCDKTMQAHKDGSLQQLLENEAYDYDLIVIGGGSGGLACSKEAAALGKKVMVLDYVVPTPKGTTWGLGGTCVNVGCIPKKLMHQTALLGTALQDARKFGWEIEETGEAPEQRPRRSRRGDIGPACRVKHNWETMKTAVNNYIGSLNWGYRVALKDKNVNYVNAYAEFIEPHKIKAKNKRGKETFYTAAKFILATGERPRYLGIPGDKEYCITSDDLFSLSHCPGKTLVIGASYVALECGGFLAGLGLDVTVMVRSILLRGFDQDMANRAGDHMEEHGVKFLRKYVPVKIEELEAGTPGRLKVTAKSTDTGELLEGEYNTVLIAVGRDACTDKIGLDKTGVKVNPKNGKIPVNDEEQTNVPHIYAIGDILEGKWELTPVAIQAGRLLARRLYKGATLKCDYINVPTTVFTPLEYGSCGLSEDRAIELYGQENIEVYHSLFWPLEFTVPGRDNNKCYSKLICNKLDNERVIGFHYLGPNAGEVTQGFGTAMKCGATKEQLDGTIGIHPTCAEIFTTLDVTKSSGGDVTQSGC, from the exons ATGCCTCCCGTGGAAAATGACACCGGCAAGACTGAACTCAAGTCTCGGATACAGCAGCTCATTGACACCAATCAGGTCATCGTGTTCAGCAAAAGCTACTGTCCGTACTGTGTAAAG GTGAAAGACCTGTTCAAAGAGCTGAAGGTGGACTGCAATGTGGTGGAGTTGGATCTCATTG AGGATGGAACCAACTACCAGGACATGCTGCTCGAGATGACGGGACAGAAAACCGTCCCTAACGTCTTTATCAACAAGACGCACCTCGGCGGCTGTGACAAAACCATGCAG GCCCATAAAGACGGCAGCCTGCAGCAGCTACTAGAGAACGAAGCCTACGACTACGACCTCATCGTGATTGGAGGAGGATCCGGAGGCCTGGCCTGCTCAAAG gaaGCTGCTGCATTGGGGAAGAAAGTCATGGTTTTGGACTATGTCGTACCCACACCAAAAGGAACCACTTGGG GTCTCGGCGGCACCTGCGTCAACGTCGGCTGCATCCCCAAAAAGCTGATGCACCAAACGGCCCTGCTCGGCACGGCGCTGCAGGACGCCCGCAAGTTCGGCTGGGAGATCGAAGAGACAGGTGAGGCCCCAGAGCAACGACCCAGGAGGTCACGGAGGGGGGACATCGGACCGGCTTGCCGCG TCAAACACAACTGGGAGACGATGAAGACAGCGGTGAACAACTACATCGGCTCATTGAACTGGGGCTACAGGGTGGCGCTGAAAGACAAGAATGTCAACTATGTCAACGCCTATGCAGAGTTCATTGAACCACACAAAATCAAG GCAAAAAATAAACGAGGGAAAGAGACGTTTTACACAGCGGCCAAGTTCATCTTAGCCACAGGAGAGAGGCCACGCTACCTCGGTATCCCCGGAGACAAGGAGTACTGCATCACCAG CGACGACCTCTTCTCGTTGTCCCACTGCCCGGGGAAGACCCTGGTGATCGGGGCGTCCTACGTGGCTCTGGAGTGCGGGGGCTTCCTGGCAGGCCTGGGTCTCGACGTCACTGTCATGGTCCGCTCCATCCTGCTGAGGGGCTTCGATCAGGACATGGCCAACCGAGCCGGGGACCACATGGAGGAGCACGGAGTCAAGTTCCTCCGCAAATACGTCCCAGTAAAG atAGAGGAGCTGGAAGCAGGCACTCCTGGCAGGCTGAAGGTGACAGCCAAGTCCACAGACACCGGTGAACTCCTGGAGGGAGAATACAACACT GTGTTGATAGCAGTGGGCAGAGACGCATGCACAGACAAAATCGGCCTGGACAAGACAGGGGTCAAAGTCAACCCCAA AAATGGAAAGATTCCAGTCAACGATGAAGAGCAGACCAACGTGCCCCACATCTACGCCATCGGAGACATTCTGGAAGGCAAGTGGGAGCTGACACCTGTGGCCATCCAGGCAGGCAGGCTGCTGGCTCGACGCCTCTACAAGGGCGCCACACTCAAG tgtGACTACATCAACGTCCCCACCACTGTCTTCACCCCACTGGAGTACGGCTCCTGTGGCCTGTCAGAGGACAGAGCCATCGAGCTCTACGGGCAGGAGAACATCGAG GTGTACCACAGTCTGTTCTGGCCTCTGGAGTTCACCGTGCCCGGCAGAGACAACAACAAATGTTACTCCAAGCTCATCTGTAACAAACTGGACAAT GAGCGAGTGATCGGCTTCCACTACCTGGGTCCAAACGCAGGAGAGGTAACGCAGGGCTTCGGAACAGCCATGAAATGCGGCGCCACTAAAGAGCAGTTGGACGGCACCATCGGCATCCACCCGACCTGTGCTGAG
- the txnrd3 gene encoding thioredoxin reductase 3 isoform X2: protein MPPVENDTGKTELKSRIQQLIDTNQVIVFSKSYCPYCVKVKDLFKELKVDCNVVELDLIEDGTNYQDMLLEMTGQKTVPNVFINKTHLGGCDKTMQAHKDGSLQQLLENEAYDYDLIVIGGGSGGLACSKEAAALGKKVMVLDYVVPTPKGTTWGLGGTCVNVGCIPKKLMHQTALLGTALQDARKFGWEIEETVKHNWETMKTAVNNYIGSLNWGYRVALKDKNVNYVNAYAEFIEPHKIKAKNKRGKETFYTAAKFILATGERPRYLGIPGDKEYCITSDDLFSLSHCPGKTLVIGASYVALECGGFLAGLGLDVTVMVRSILLRGFDQDMANRAGDHMEEHGVKFLRKYVPVKIEELEAGTPGRLKVTAKSTDTGELLEGEYNTVLIAVGRDACTDKIGLDKTGVKVNPKNGKIPVNDEEQTNVPHIYAIGDILEGKWELTPVAIQAGRLLARRLYKGATLKCDYINVPTTVFTPLEYGSCGLSEDRAIELYGQENIEVYHSLFWPLEFTVPGRDNNKCYSKLICNKLDNERVIGFHYLGPNAGEVTQGFGTAMKCGATKEQLDGTIGIHPTCAEIFTTLDVTKSSGGDVTQSGC, encoded by the exons ATGCCTCCCGTGGAAAATGACACCGGCAAGACTGAACTCAAGTCTCGGATACAGCAGCTCATTGACACCAATCAGGTCATCGTGTTCAGCAAAAGCTACTGTCCGTACTGTGTAAAG GTGAAAGACCTGTTCAAAGAGCTGAAGGTGGACTGCAATGTGGTGGAGTTGGATCTCATTG AGGATGGAACCAACTACCAGGACATGCTGCTCGAGATGACGGGACAGAAAACCGTCCCTAACGTCTTTATCAACAAGACGCACCTCGGCGGCTGTGACAAAACCATGCAG GCCCATAAAGACGGCAGCCTGCAGCAGCTACTAGAGAACGAAGCCTACGACTACGACCTCATCGTGATTGGAGGAGGATCCGGAGGCCTGGCCTGCTCAAAG gaaGCTGCTGCATTGGGGAAGAAAGTCATGGTTTTGGACTATGTCGTACCCACACCAAAAGGAACCACTTGGG GTCTCGGCGGCACCTGCGTCAACGTCGGCTGCATCCCCAAAAAGCTGATGCACCAAACGGCCCTGCTCGGCACGGCGCTGCAGGACGCCCGCAAGTTCGGCTGGGAGATCGAAGAGACAG TCAAACACAACTGGGAGACGATGAAGACAGCGGTGAACAACTACATCGGCTCATTGAACTGGGGCTACAGGGTGGCGCTGAAAGACAAGAATGTCAACTATGTCAACGCCTATGCAGAGTTCATTGAACCACACAAAATCAAG GCAAAAAATAAACGAGGGAAAGAGACGTTTTACACAGCGGCCAAGTTCATCTTAGCCACAGGAGAGAGGCCACGCTACCTCGGTATCCCCGGAGACAAGGAGTACTGCATCACCAG CGACGACCTCTTCTCGTTGTCCCACTGCCCGGGGAAGACCCTGGTGATCGGGGCGTCCTACGTGGCTCTGGAGTGCGGGGGCTTCCTGGCAGGCCTGGGTCTCGACGTCACTGTCATGGTCCGCTCCATCCTGCTGAGGGGCTTCGATCAGGACATGGCCAACCGAGCCGGGGACCACATGGAGGAGCACGGAGTCAAGTTCCTCCGCAAATACGTCCCAGTAAAG atAGAGGAGCTGGAAGCAGGCACTCCTGGCAGGCTGAAGGTGACAGCCAAGTCCACAGACACCGGTGAACTCCTGGAGGGAGAATACAACACT GTGTTGATAGCAGTGGGCAGAGACGCATGCACAGACAAAATCGGCCTGGACAAGACAGGGGTCAAAGTCAACCCCAA AAATGGAAAGATTCCAGTCAACGATGAAGAGCAGACCAACGTGCCCCACATCTACGCCATCGGAGACATTCTGGAAGGCAAGTGGGAGCTGACACCTGTGGCCATCCAGGCAGGCAGGCTGCTGGCTCGACGCCTCTACAAGGGCGCCACACTCAAG tgtGACTACATCAACGTCCCCACCACTGTCTTCACCCCACTGGAGTACGGCTCCTGTGGCCTGTCAGAGGACAGAGCCATCGAGCTCTACGGGCAGGAGAACATCGAG GTGTACCACAGTCTGTTCTGGCCTCTGGAGTTCACCGTGCCCGGCAGAGACAACAACAAATGTTACTCCAAGCTCATCTGTAACAAACTGGACAAT GAGCGAGTGATCGGCTTCCACTACCTGGGTCCAAACGCAGGAGAGGTAACGCAGGGCTTCGGAACAGCCATGAAATGCGGCGCCACTAAAGAGCAGTTGGACGGCACCATCGGCATCCACCCGACCTGTGCTGAG